One Peterkaempfera bronchialis DNA window includes the following coding sequences:
- the pyk gene encoding pyruvate kinase, protein MRRAKIVCTLGPAADSYDQIKSLVDAGMDVARLNLSHGSYAEHEERYRRVRKASDETGRSVGVLVDLQGPKIRLATFAEGPVLLERGDDFTITTEDGAEGDRTMCGTTYPGLAADVSRGERILVDDGRVTLEVTDVDGPRVHCIVIEGGMVSDHKGLNLPGVAVSVPALSDKDVADLRWALDIGADIIALSFVRSGSDADDVRRIMAEEGRRVPIIAKIEKPQAVENLDSIIDAFDGFMVARGDLGVEMPLERVPLVQKRVIQLAKRNAKPVIVATQMLDSMINASRPTRAEASDVANAVLDGTDAVMLSGETSVGKHPVETVKTMARIITAAEEDVLAKGLPPLTPTSKPRTQGGAVARAAAEIGDFLGARFLVAFTQSGDTARRLTRYRSPIPVLAFTYEPAVRSRLSLTWGVETFLGPLAANTDEMVQQVDAQLLKIGRCKKGDVVVITAGSPPGLAGSTNLVRVHHVGEDDAPRRH, encoded by the coding sequence ATGCGCCGAGCAAAAATCGTCTGTACCCTCGGGCCTGCCGCCGACTCCTACGACCAGATCAAGTCCCTGGTCGACGCCGGCATGGACGTGGCCCGCCTCAATCTCAGCCACGGCTCCTACGCGGAGCACGAAGAGCGCTATCGCAGGGTCCGCAAGGCATCCGACGAGACCGGACGCAGTGTCGGCGTCCTGGTCGACCTCCAGGGCCCCAAGATCCGCCTCGCCACCTTCGCCGAGGGCCCCGTCCTCCTGGAGCGCGGCGACGACTTCACCATCACCACCGAGGACGGCGCCGAGGGCGACCGCACCATGTGCGGCACCACCTACCCCGGCCTCGCCGCCGACGTCTCCCGTGGTGAGCGGATCCTCGTGGACGACGGCCGGGTGACCCTGGAGGTCACCGACGTCGACGGACCCCGCGTGCACTGCATCGTCATCGAAGGCGGCATGGTCTCCGACCACAAGGGGCTCAACCTCCCCGGTGTCGCCGTCAGCGTCCCCGCACTCTCCGACAAGGACGTCGCAGACCTGCGCTGGGCACTGGACATCGGGGCCGACATCATCGCCCTCTCCTTCGTCCGCAGCGGCAGCGACGCCGATGACGTCCGCCGCATCATGGCGGAGGAAGGCCGCCGCGTCCCCATCATCGCCAAGATCGAGAAGCCGCAGGCCGTCGAGAACCTCGACTCCATCATCGACGCCTTCGACGGCTTCATGGTCGCCCGTGGCGACCTCGGTGTGGAGATGCCCCTGGAGCGGGTGCCGCTCGTCCAGAAGCGCGTCATCCAACTGGCCAAGCGCAACGCCAAGCCGGTGATCGTCGCCACCCAGATGCTCGACTCGATGATCAACGCCTCCCGGCCCACCCGCGCCGAGGCCAGCGACGTCGCCAATGCGGTCCTGGACGGTACCGACGCCGTGATGCTCTCCGGCGAGACCAGCGTCGGCAAGCACCCCGTCGAGACCGTCAAGACCATGGCCCGCATCATCACCGCCGCCGAGGAGGACGTCCTCGCCAAGGGCCTCCCGCCGCTCACCCCCACCAGCAAGCCGCGCACCCAGGGCGGCGCCGTCGCCCGGGCCGCCGCCGAGATCGGCGACTTCCTCGGGGCCAGGTTCCTGGTCGCCTTCACCCAGAGCGGCGACACCGCCCGACGCCTCACCCGCTACCGCTCGCCCATCCCCGTGCTGGCCTTCACCTATGAGCCCGCCGTCCGCAGCCGGCTCTCGCTCACCTGGGGAGTGGAGACCTTCCTCGGGCCGCTCGCCGCGAACACCGACGAGATGGTCCAGCAGGTGGACGCCCAGCTGCTGAAGATCGGCCGCTGCAAGAAGGGGGACGTGGTGGTCATCACGGCCGGTTCGCCGCCCGGTCTGGCCGGTTCCACCAACCTGGTCCGCGTCCATCATGTGGGCGAGGACGACGCCCCCCGCCGCCACTGA
- a CDS encoding N-acetylmuramoyl-L-alanine amidase — translation MTQPPPHDTAPAHPANHDRADRPRDLPITSLVLHSTEEDWPTTLAIFGDPARSVSAHWLVRSHDGHLTRTADESDIAWHAGNWYLNQTSIGIEQEGHAADGHHCFTDALYRTTAALAAHLAHRHRIPSTGCTSSGTTTSHPPSPNAPPPCTPTPAPTTTGPGCSPCSAAPWPPPPRPAPR, via the coding sequence GTGACCCAGCCGCCGCCCCATGACACCGCCCCCGCCCACCCCGCCAACCACGACCGCGCCGACCGCCCCCGCGACCTGCCCATCACCTCCCTCGTCCTGCACAGCACCGAGGAGGACTGGCCGACCACCCTGGCCATCTTCGGCGACCCCGCCCGCAGCGTCTCCGCCCACTGGCTCGTCCGCTCCCACGACGGACACCTCACCCGGACGGCCGACGAGAGCGACATCGCCTGGCACGCCGGCAACTGGTACCTCAACCAGACCTCGATCGGCATCGAGCAGGAGGGCCACGCCGCCGACGGCCACCACTGCTTCACCGACGCCCTCTACCGCACCACCGCCGCCCTCGCCGCCCACCTCGCCCACCGCCACCGCATCCCCTCGACCGGATGCACCTCCTCGGGCACGACAACGTCCCACCCGCCCTCCCCGAACGCGCCCCCGCCATGCACACCGACCCCGGCCCCTACTACGACTGGGCCCGGCTGCTCACCCTGCTCGGCCGCCCCCTGGCCGCCACCGCCCCGCCCGGCGCCCCGCTGA
- a CDS encoding bifunctional metallophosphatase/5'-nucleotidase, whose protein sequence is MPLNRRDFVARSAATAAGAALVGGASVAAAQPAAAVSKPKKHAVTESFTVLGTTDLHGNALNWDYFTDAEYDDNDHNDVGLAKISTLVNRIRKEKGHHRTLLIDAGDTIQGTQLSYYYARVEPIDQGGRHAPVHPMALAMNRIGYDAAALGNHEFNYGIPLLRAFEKQCHFPLLGANALDVRTERPAFPPYVIRKVRTHCGRHIRVGILGLTNPGIAIWDKANVQGKMTFGGIVEQAKVWVPKLRAAGADVVIVSAHTGADQVSSYGDQLPWPENAGVAVAEQVPGIDAMLIGHAHVEIPQRIVVNKKTGRKVVLAEPLKWGERLARFDFDAELVHGCWQVTGVRSTVINSNTVPEDPAVVSLLAAEHKKVVAYVNQVIGTCKEALSIAEAPFRDTPIIDLIGRVQVDTVKAALAGTAYAGLPVLSQVAPFNRTAAIPAGQVKLRDAAGLYIYENTLEARKLTGAQLRDYLEYSMRYFAQLPVGAPVDKAKLTNADGIPDYNFDSVYGVSYDVDISQPVGRRIVNLSYNGAPLDPAAEFVLAVNNYRANGGGNFPHIAAAPVLWSNSEEIRNTMIGWVKAKGAIDPADFASVDWRLVREGVPVF, encoded by the coding sequence ATGCCTCTCAACCGTCGTGATTTCGTGGCCCGCTCCGCGGCGACTGCGGCCGGTGCCGCGCTGGTCGGCGGCGCGTCGGTGGCCGCCGCGCAGCCCGCTGCGGCCGTGTCCAAGCCCAAGAAGCACGCCGTCACCGAGTCCTTCACCGTGCTGGGCACCACCGACCTGCACGGCAACGCCCTGAACTGGGACTACTTCACCGACGCCGAGTACGACGACAACGACCACAACGATGTCGGCCTGGCCAAGATCTCCACGCTGGTGAACCGCATCCGCAAGGAGAAGGGCCACCACCGCACCCTGCTGATCGACGCGGGTGACACCATCCAGGGCACCCAGCTGAGCTACTACTACGCCCGCGTCGAGCCGATCGACCAGGGTGGCCGGCACGCCCCGGTGCACCCGATGGCGCTGGCCATGAACCGCATCGGGTACGACGCGGCGGCGCTGGGCAACCACGAGTTCAACTACGGCATCCCGCTGCTGCGCGCCTTCGAGAAGCAGTGCCACTTCCCGCTGCTGGGCGCCAATGCGCTGGATGTCAGGACCGAGCGCCCGGCCTTCCCGCCGTATGTCATCCGCAAGGTCAGGACCCACTGCGGCCGCCACATCAGGGTGGGCATCCTGGGCCTGACCAACCCGGGCATCGCCATCTGGGACAAGGCCAACGTCCAGGGCAAGATGACCTTCGGCGGCATCGTGGAGCAGGCCAAGGTGTGGGTGCCCAAGCTGCGCGCGGCCGGCGCCGATGTGGTGATCGTCTCCGCGCACACCGGCGCCGACCAGGTCTCCTCGTACGGCGACCAGCTGCCCTGGCCGGAGAACGCGGGCGTGGCGGTGGCCGAGCAGGTCCCGGGCATCGACGCGATGCTGATCGGCCACGCCCATGTGGAGATACCGCAGCGGATCGTGGTCAACAAGAAGACGGGCCGGAAGGTGGTCCTCGCCGAGCCGCTGAAGTGGGGCGAGCGGCTGGCCCGGTTCGACTTCGACGCGGAGCTGGTGCACGGCTGCTGGCAGGTCACCGGGGTGCGCTCCACGGTGATCAACTCCAACACGGTGCCGGAGGACCCGGCGGTGGTCTCGCTGCTCGCCGCCGAGCACAAGAAGGTCGTCGCCTATGTCAACCAGGTGATCGGCACCTGCAAGGAGGCGCTGTCGATCGCGGAGGCGCCGTTCCGGGACACCCCGATCATCGATCTGATCGGCCGGGTGCAGGTCGACACGGTCAAGGCGGCGCTGGCCGGTACGGCCTACGCCGGGCTGCCGGTGCTCTCCCAGGTGGCCCCGTTCAACCGCACCGCCGCCATCCCGGCGGGCCAGGTGAAGCTGCGGGACGCGGCGGGGCTGTACATCTACGAGAACACCCTGGAGGCCCGCAAGCTGACGGGTGCTCAGCTCCGGGACTACCTGGAGTACTCGATGCGGTACTTCGCCCAGCTGCCGGTGGGCGCACCGGTCGACAAGGCCAAGCTGACCAACGCGGACGGCATCCCCGACTACAACTTCGACTCGGTGTACGGCGTCTCCTACGACGTCGACATCTCCCAGCCGGTGGGCCGGCGGATCGTCAATCTGTCCTACAACGGCGCCCCGCTCGACCCGGCGGCCGAGTTTGTGCTCGCGGTCAACAACTACCGGGCCAACGGCGGCGGCAACTTCCCGCACATCGCCGCCGCCCCGGTGCTCTGGAGCAACTCCGAGGAGATCCGCAACACCATGATCGGCTGGGTGAAGGCCAAGGGTGCCATCGACCCGGCCGACTTCGCCTCGGTCGACTGGCGGCTGGTCCGCGAGGGCGTGCCGGTCTTCTGA
- a CDS encoding glutamate synthase subunit beta, with protein sequence MADPKGFLTTPKQNAERRPVDVRIRDWNEVYVERSLLPIITRQAGRCMDCGIPFCHNGCPLGNLIPEWNDLAWRDDWNAAIERLHATNNFPEFTGRLCPAPCESACVLGINQDPVTIKNVEVTIIDKAWENGSVRPQIPERLSGRTVAVVGSGPAGLAAAQQLTRAGHTVVVYERADRIGGLLRYGIPEFKMEKRHVNRRVEQMRAEGTRFRTGVQVGEDITGQQLRERFDAVVIAAGATTARDLPVPGRELRGIHQAMEYLPLSNKVQEGDFVESPISAAGKHVVVIGGGDTGADCVGTAHRQGAASVTQLEIMPRPGDQRPEHQPWPTMPMTYKVTSAHEEGGERVYAVNTTHFSGDEHGNVQQLHLVEVEFTDGRFQPVEGTERAIPAQLVTLAMGFTGTDRQNGLVEQLGVDLDARGNIARDGRFATNQDGVFVCGDAGRGQSLIVWAIAEGRSAAAAVDAHLGGTADLPAPIRPTDRPLTV encoded by the coding sequence ATGGCTGACCCGAAGGGCTTCCTCACCACCCCGAAGCAGAACGCCGAGCGGCGACCCGTCGACGTGCGCATCCGGGACTGGAACGAGGTCTACGTCGAGCGCAGCCTGCTGCCGATCATCACCCGGCAGGCCGGCCGCTGCATGGACTGCGGCATCCCGTTCTGCCACAACGGCTGTCCGCTGGGGAACCTCATCCCCGAGTGGAACGACCTGGCCTGGCGCGACGACTGGAACGCCGCCATCGAGCGGCTGCACGCCACCAACAACTTCCCGGAGTTCACCGGGCGGCTCTGCCCCGCCCCGTGTGAGTCGGCCTGCGTCCTCGGTATCAACCAGGACCCGGTGACCATCAAGAACGTCGAGGTCACCATCATCGACAAGGCGTGGGAGAACGGCAGCGTCAGGCCGCAGATCCCGGAGCGCCTTTCCGGCCGGACCGTCGCCGTGGTCGGCTCCGGCCCGGCCGGACTGGCCGCCGCCCAGCAGCTCACCCGGGCCGGGCACACGGTGGTGGTGTACGAGCGCGCCGACCGCATCGGCGGCCTGCTGCGCTATGGCATCCCCGAGTTCAAGATGGAGAAGCGGCACGTCAACCGGCGGGTGGAGCAGATGCGCGCCGAGGGCACCCGGTTCCGCACCGGCGTCCAGGTCGGCGAGGACATCACCGGCCAGCAGCTGCGCGAGCGGTTCGACGCGGTGGTGATCGCCGCCGGCGCCACCACCGCCCGCGACCTGCCCGTCCCCGGCCGGGAGCTGCGCGGCATCCACCAGGCCATGGAGTACCTGCCGCTCTCCAACAAGGTGCAGGAGGGCGACTTCGTGGAGTCGCCGATCTCCGCAGCCGGCAAGCATGTGGTGGTCATCGGCGGCGGCGACACCGGAGCCGACTGCGTCGGCACCGCCCACCGCCAGGGCGCGGCCTCGGTCACCCAGCTGGAGATCATGCCCCGCCCGGGCGACCAGCGCCCCGAGCACCAGCCCTGGCCGACCATGCCGATGACCTACAAGGTCACCTCGGCCCATGAGGAGGGCGGCGAGCGCGTCTACGCGGTCAACACCACCCACTTCAGCGGTGACGAGCACGGCAATGTGCAGCAACTGCACCTGGTGGAGGTGGAGTTCACGGACGGCCGCTTCCAGCCGGTCGAGGGCACCGAGCGCGCCATCCCGGCGCAGCTGGTCACCCTGGCCATGGGCTTCACCGGCACCGACCGGCAGAACGGCCTGGTCGAGCAGCTGGGCGTGGACCTCGACGCCCGGGGCAACATCGCCCGCGACGGCCGCTTCGCCACCAACCAGGACGGCGTCTTCGTCTGCGGTGACGCCGGTCGCGGCCAGTCGCTGATCGTCTGGGCCATCGCCGAGGGCCGCTCCGCCGCCGCCGCGGTCGACGCCCACCTCGGCGGCACGGCCGACCTGCCCGCCCCCATCCGCCCGACCGACCGTCCGCTGACGGTCTGA
- the gltB gene encoding glutamate synthase large subunit: protein MLSASMRSGPYTAVKDARPASQGLYDPSNEHDACGVGFVATLTGTADHRIVEQALTVLRNLEHRGATGSEPDSGDGAGILTQIPDAFLRAQTAFDLPAAGGYAVGIAFLPDEDAADAAAVARIEAIAAEEGLTVLGWRDVPVTPDLLGATARSVMPRFRQLFVADPTGERTGIALDRVAFVVRKRAEREAGVYFPSLSARTIVYKGMLTTGQLEPFFPDLSDRSFASALGLVHSRFSTNTFPSWPLAHPYRFVAHNGEINTVKGNRNWMRARESQLATDLIPGGDRPGGLDRIFPVCTPDHSDSASFDEVLELLHLGGRSLPHAVLMMIPEAWENHATMDAARRAFYQYHSNLMEPWDGPACVTFTDGTRIGAVLDRNGLRPARYWVTEDGLVVLSSEVGVLDIAQENVVRKGRLQPGRMFLVDTAEHRIVEDDEIKSALAAEHPYAEWLAAGQIQLGNLPEREHIVHTHASVTRRQQTFGYTEEELRVLLAPMARTGAEPIGSMGTDTPIAALSDKPRLLFDYFTQLFAQVTNPPLDAIREELVTSLGSNLGPEGNLLKAEPASCRTVDMPFPVIDNDELAKLVHINADGDQPGLKAVTLSGLYRVSGGGTALAARLDEIAAEADAAIADGARIIVLSDRHSDAEHAPIPSLLLTSAVHHHLIRTKQRTQVSLLVEAGDVREVHHVALLIGYGAAAVNPYLAMESVEDQVRSGVFVKGVEPEKAIRNLIKALGKGVLKVMSKMGISTVASYRGAQVFEAIGLSQELVDRYFAGTTTKLGGIGLEQIAKEVAARHAKAYPVSGIPSAHRALEIGGEYQWRREGEPHLFDPETVFRLQHSTRSRRYDIFQQYTSRVNEQSERLMTLRGLFRLKHGERPPVPIDEVEPVSEIVKRFSTGAMSYGSISMEAHQTLAIAMNRLGGKSNTGEGGEDPERLYDPERRSAIKQVASGRFGVTSEYLVNADDIQIKMAQGAKPGEGGQLPGHKVYPWVARTRHSTPGVGLISPPPHHDIYSIEDLAQLIHDLKNANPKARIHVKLVSEVGVGTVAAGVSKAHADVVLVSGHDGGTGASPLTSLKHAGGPWELGLAETQQTLLLNGLRDRIVVQTDGQLKTGRDVVVAALLGAEEFGFATAPLVVSGCVMMRVCHLDTCPVGVATQNPVLRERFTGRPEFVVNFFEFIAEEVRELLAELGFRSIEEAVGRAELIDATQAVDHWKAAGLDIAPLLHVPALPEGAARHRTVEQDHGLDKALDNQLLTLCSEALEHGEAVRVQLPIRNVNRTVGTMLGHEVTRRYRGEGLPEGTIDVTFTGSAGQSFGAFVPRGITLRLEGDANDYVGKGLSGGVLVVRPSRDAAAIGADAQNHVIAGNTIGYGATAGRIHLRGKAGERFAVRNSGATLVVEGVGDHGCEYMTGGRVLVLGETGRNFAAGMSGGIAYVLDLRPSHVNGGMVGIEAPDSADRGWLRETVQQHYEETGSTVAAELLADWGAGVSRFSKIMPTDYKAVLAAKDAAERDGLSESETTSKMMEAANG from the coding sequence ATGCTGTCTGCGTCCATGCGCTCCGGGCCCTATACGGCCGTGAAGGACGCGCGCCCCGCATCGCAGGGCCTGTACGACCCGAGCAACGAGCACGACGCCTGTGGCGTCGGCTTTGTGGCGACGCTGACCGGCACCGCGGACCACCGCATCGTCGAGCAGGCGCTCACCGTGCTGCGCAACCTCGAACACCGGGGCGCCACCGGCTCCGAGCCCGACTCCGGCGACGGCGCCGGCATCCTCACCCAGATCCCCGACGCCTTTCTGCGCGCCCAGACCGCCTTCGACCTCCCCGCCGCCGGCGGCTACGCGGTGGGCATCGCCTTCCTCCCCGACGAGGACGCGGCCGACGCCGCCGCCGTCGCCAGGATCGAGGCCATCGCCGCCGAGGAGGGCCTGACCGTCCTCGGCTGGCGCGACGTCCCGGTCACCCCCGACCTGCTGGGCGCCACCGCCCGCTCGGTGATGCCGCGCTTCCGCCAGCTCTTTGTGGCCGACCCGACGGGTGAGCGCACCGGCATCGCGCTCGACCGGGTCGCCTTTGTGGTCCGCAAGCGCGCCGAGCGCGAGGCCGGGGTCTACTTCCCCTCGCTCTCCGCCCGCACCATCGTCTACAAGGGCATGCTCACCACCGGGCAGCTGGAGCCGTTCTTCCCGGACCTCTCCGACCGCTCCTTCGCCTCCGCACTCGGCCTGGTCCACTCCCGGTTCTCCACCAACACCTTTCCGAGCTGGCCGCTGGCGCACCCGTACCGCTTTGTCGCCCACAACGGCGAGATCAACACGGTCAAGGGCAACCGCAACTGGATGCGCGCCCGGGAGTCCCAGCTGGCCACCGACCTCATCCCCGGTGGCGACCGGCCCGGCGGGCTGGACCGGATCTTCCCGGTCTGCACCCCGGACCACTCCGACTCCGCCTCCTTCGACGAGGTGCTGGAGCTGCTGCACCTCGGCGGCCGCTCACTGCCGCACGCGGTGCTGATGATGATCCCGGAGGCGTGGGAGAACCACGCCACCATGGACGCCGCCCGCCGCGCCTTCTACCAGTACCACTCCAACCTGATGGAGCCCTGGGACGGCCCGGCCTGCGTCACCTTCACCGACGGCACCCGGATCGGCGCCGTACTGGACCGCAACGGCCTGCGCCCGGCCCGCTACTGGGTCACCGAGGACGGCCTGGTGGTGCTCTCCTCCGAGGTCGGCGTGCTCGACATCGCCCAGGAGAACGTGGTCCGCAAGGGCCGCCTCCAGCCCGGCCGGATGTTCCTGGTCGACACCGCCGAGCACCGCATCGTCGAGGACGACGAGATCAAGTCCGCCCTCGCCGCCGAGCACCCGTACGCGGAGTGGCTGGCCGCCGGGCAGATCCAGCTGGGCAACCTCCCCGAGCGCGAGCACATCGTGCACACCCACGCCTCGGTCACCCGCCGCCAGCAGACCTTCGGCTACACCGAGGAGGAGCTGCGGGTCCTGCTCGCCCCGATGGCCCGCACCGGCGCCGAGCCGATCGGCTCCATGGGCACCGACACCCCCATCGCCGCCCTCTCCGACAAGCCCCGGCTGCTCTTCGACTACTTCACCCAGCTCTTCGCGCAGGTCACCAACCCGCCGCTGGACGCCATCCGGGAGGAGCTGGTCACCTCCCTCGGCTCCAACCTCGGCCCCGAGGGCAACCTGCTCAAGGCCGAGCCGGCCTCCTGCCGCACGGTCGACATGCCCTTCCCGGTGATCGACAACGACGAGCTGGCCAAGCTCGTCCACATCAACGCCGACGGCGACCAGCCCGGCCTCAAGGCCGTCACCCTCTCCGGCCTCTACCGGGTCTCCGGCGGCGGTACCGCCCTCGCCGCCCGGCTGGACGAGATCGCCGCCGAGGCCGACGCCGCCATCGCCGACGGCGCCCGGATCATCGTGCTCTCCGACCGCCACTCGGACGCCGAGCACGCCCCGATCCCCTCGCTGCTGCTCACCTCCGCCGTCCACCACCACCTCATCCGCACCAAGCAGCGCACCCAGGTCTCGCTGCTGGTCGAGGCCGGCGACGTCCGCGAGGTGCACCATGTCGCGCTGCTGATCGGCTACGGCGCCGCCGCCGTCAACCCCTACCTGGCCATGGAGTCCGTCGAGGACCAGGTCCGCTCCGGGGTCTTCGTCAAGGGCGTGGAGCCCGAGAAGGCCATCCGCAACCTGATCAAGGCGCTCGGCAAGGGCGTGCTCAAGGTGATGTCCAAGATGGGCATCTCCACCGTCGCCTCCTACCGGGGCGCCCAGGTCTTCGAGGCCATCGGCCTCTCCCAGGAGCTGGTCGACCGCTACTTCGCCGGTACCACCACCAAGCTCGGCGGCATCGGCCTGGAGCAGATCGCCAAGGAGGTCGCCGCCCGCCACGCCAAGGCGTACCCGGTCTCCGGCATCCCCTCCGCGCACCGCGCGCTGGAGATCGGCGGCGAGTACCAGTGGCGCCGCGAGGGCGAACCGCACCTCTTCGACCCGGAGACCGTCTTCCGGCTCCAGCACTCCACCCGCTCCCGCCGCTATGACATCTTCCAGCAGTACACCTCCCGGGTGAATGAGCAGTCCGAGCGGCTGATGACGCTGCGCGGCCTCTTCCGGCTGAAGCACGGCGAGCGGCCCCCGGTGCCGATCGACGAGGTCGAGCCGGTCTCCGAGATCGTCAAGCGGTTCTCCACCGGCGCGATGTCCTATGGCTCCATCTCCATGGAGGCCCACCAGACCCTCGCCATCGCCATGAACCGCCTGGGCGGCAAGTCCAACACCGGCGAGGGCGGCGAGGACCCGGAGCGCCTGTACGACCCCGAGCGCCGCTCCGCGATCAAGCAGGTGGCCTCCGGCCGCTTCGGCGTCACCAGCGAGTACCTGGTCAACGCGGACGACATCCAGATCAAGATGGCCCAGGGCGCCAAGCCCGGCGAGGGCGGCCAGCTGCCCGGCCACAAGGTCTACCCCTGGGTCGCCAGGACCCGGCACTCCACCCCCGGCGTCGGCCTGATCTCCCCGCCGCCGCACCACGACATCTACTCCATCGAGGACCTTGCCCAGCTCATCCACGACCTCAAGAACGCCAACCCGAAGGCCCGCATCCATGTGAAGCTGGTCTCCGAGGTCGGCGTCGGCACCGTCGCCGCGGGCGTCTCCAAGGCGCACGCCGATGTGGTGCTGGTCTCCGGCCATGACGGCGGCACCGGCGCCTCCCCGCTGACCTCGCTCAAGCACGCCGGCGGCCCCTGGGAGCTGGGCCTCGCCGAGACCCAGCAGACACTGCTGCTCAACGGCCTGCGCGACCGCATCGTGGTGCAGACCGACGGCCAGCTGAAGACCGGCCGCGATGTGGTGGTGGCCGCCCTGCTGGGCGCCGAGGAGTTCGGCTTCGCCACCGCCCCGCTGGTGGTCTCCGGCTGCGTCATGATGCGTGTCTGCCACCTGGACACCTGCCCGGTCGGCGTGGCCACCCAGAACCCGGTGCTCCGCGAGCGCTTCACCGGCAGGCCCGAGTTCGTGGTCAACTTCTTCGAGTTCATCGCCGAGGAGGTCCGCGAACTCCTCGCCGAGCTGGGCTTCCGCTCCATCGAGGAGGCCGTCGGCCGCGCCGAGCTGATCGACGCCACCCAGGCCGTCGACCACTGGAAGGCCGCCGGGCTGGACATCGCCCCGCTGCTGCACGTCCCCGCGCTGCCCGAGGGCGCGGCCCGGCACCGCACCGTCGAACAGGACCACGGCCTGGACAAGGCGCTGGACAACCAGCTGCTCACGCTCTGCTCCGAGGCCCTGGAGCATGGCGAGGCGGTCCGCGTCCAGCTGCCGATCCGCAATGTCAACCGCACCGTCGGCACCATGCTCGGCCACGAGGTGACCAGGCGGTACCGGGGCGAGGGACTGCCCGAGGGCACCATCGACGTGACCTTCACCGGCTCCGCCGGCCAGTCCTTCGGCGCCTTCGTACCGCGCGGCATCACCCTGCGGCTGGAGGGCGACGCCAACGACTACGTCGGCAAGGGCCTCTCCGGCGGGGTGCTGGTCGTCCGGCCCTCCCGGGACGCCGCCGCCATCGGCGCCGACGCCCAGAACCACGTCATCGCCGGCAACACCATCGGCTACGGCGCCACCGCCGGCCGCATCCACCTGCGCGGCAAGGCCGGTGAGCGGTTCGCCGTCCGCAACTCCGGGGCCACCCTGGTGGTGGAGGGCGTCGGCGACCACGGCTGCGAGTACATGACCGGAGGCCGGGTCCTCGTCCTCGGCGAGACCGGACGCAACTTCGCGGCCGGCATGTCCGGCGGCATCGCCTATGTGCTCGACCTGCGGCCCTCCCATGTCAACGGCGGCATGGTCGGTATCGAGGCCCCCGACAGCGCGGACCGGGGCTGGCTGCGCGAGACCGTGCAGCAGCACTACGAGGAGACCGGCTCCACCGTCGCCGCCGAACTCCTCGCCGACTGGGGTGCCGGCGTCTCCCGGTTCTCCAAGATCATGCCCACCGACTACAAGGCTGTGCTCGCCGCCAAGGACGCCGCCGAGCGCGACGGGCTCTCCGAGTCCGAGACCACCTCGAAGATGATGGAGGCGGCTAATGGCTGA
- a CDS encoding VIT1/CCC1 transporter family protein: protein MTSTIIGPAAEPVTAEAHHHSHRDVNGGWLRPAVFGAMDGLVSNVALMTGVVGGNASRTTVILAGLAGLAAGAFSMAAGEYTSVASQRELVEAELEVERRELHRNPDDELAELAQLYVARGVEPELAAEVARQLSADPEQALEIHAREELGVDPHDLPSPLLAAVSSFGAFGVGALLPVLPYLLGATSLVPALLVALVGLFLCGAVVSRVTARSWWYSGLRQLLLGSAAAGLTFLLGRLIGGGIG, encoded by the coding sequence ATGACATCGACGATCATCGGTCCGGCCGCAGAGCCGGTCACGGCCGAGGCGCACCACCACAGCCACCGCGATGTCAACGGCGGCTGGCTGCGGCCCGCCGTCTTCGGCGCGATGGACGGCCTGGTCTCCAATGTGGCGCTGATGACCGGTGTGGTGGGCGGCAATGCCTCCCGGACCACGGTGATCCTGGCCGGGCTGGCCGGGCTCGCCGCCGGAGCCTTCTCGATGGCGGCCGGCGAGTACACCTCGGTGGCCTCGCAGCGCGAGCTGGTCGAGGCCGAGCTGGAGGTGGAGCGCCGGGAGCTGCACCGCAACCCCGACGATGAGCTGGCGGAGCTGGCCCAGCTCTATGTGGCGCGCGGCGTGGAACCCGAGCTGGCCGCCGAGGTGGCCAGGCAGCTGTCGGCCGACCCCGAGCAGGCCCTGGAGATCCACGCCCGCGAGGAGCTGGGCGTGGACCCGCACGACCTGCCGTCGCCGCTGCTCGCCGCGGTCTCCTCGTTCGGCGCCTTCGGGGTGGGGGCGCTGCTGCCGGTGCTGCCGTACCTGCTGGGCGCGACCAGCCTGGTGCCGGCGCTGCTGGTGGCCCTGGTGGGGCTCTTCCTCTGCGGCGCGGTGGTCTCCCGGGTGACCGCCCGCAGCTGGTGGTACAGCGGGCTGCGGCAACTGCTGCTGGGCAGTGCGGCGGCCGGTCTGACCTTCCTGCTCGGCCGGTTGATCGGCGGCGGTATCGGCTGA